Proteins from one Amycolatopsis benzoatilytica AK 16/65 genomic window:
- the glgA gene encoding glycogen synthase, protein MKVGLLTREYPPDVYGGAGVHVEFLARELRSLVDLDVHCWGPDRPDGAHGHRDAHGYAQPAFATMDIAVSMADALGGQDLAHSHTWYANLGGHLAKLAHGIPHVITAHSLEPLRPWKAEQLGGGYRVSSWIERDAYQAADAIIAVSSGMRRDVLAAYPEVDPARVHVVRNGIDTDLYRPDPGTDVLAKHGIDPNRPYALFVGRITRQKGVPHLVRAGAQLDEDVQLVLCAGGADTPELDAEFRGLVAELQKNRSGVHWIPEMLPRPEVVQLLTHALVFVCPSVYEPLGIVNLEAMACGTAVVASDVGGIPEVVADGETGLLVHYDETEPGAFEAGLARGINALAADRDRATRLGLAGRDRAVGEFGWAAIAAATVGVYEACGRVS, encoded by the coding sequence ATGAAGGTCGGCTTGCTCACCCGGGAGTACCCGCCGGACGTCTACGGGGGAGCGGGGGTGCACGTCGAGTTCCTCGCCAGGGAGCTGCGGTCGCTGGTCGACCTGGACGTGCACTGCTGGGGCCCGGATCGTCCGGACGGCGCGCACGGGCACCGCGACGCGCACGGCTACGCCCAGCCCGCGTTCGCCACCATGGACATCGCGGTTTCGATGGCGGACGCGCTCGGCGGCCAGGATCTCGCGCACAGCCACACCTGGTACGCGAACCTCGGCGGCCATCTCGCGAAGCTCGCGCACGGCATCCCGCACGTGATCACCGCGCATTCGCTCGAACCGCTGCGGCCGTGGAAAGCCGAGCAGCTCGGCGGCGGCTACCGGGTCTCGTCGTGGATCGAACGAGACGCCTACCAGGCCGCGGACGCGATCATCGCGGTCAGCTCCGGAATGCGCCGCGACGTGCTGGCCGCGTACCCAGAAGTGGACCCGGCGCGGGTGCATGTGGTGCGCAACGGCATCGACACGGATCTTTACCGGCCCGATCCCGGCACCGATGTGCTTGCCAAGCACGGCATCGATCCGAACCGGCCGTACGCGCTGTTCGTCGGCCGGATCACCCGGCAGAAAGGCGTGCCGCACCTGGTGCGGGCCGGGGCCCAGCTCGACGAGGACGTGCAGCTGGTCCTGTGCGCGGGCGGCGCGGACACGCCCGAGCTGGACGCCGAGTTCCGCGGCCTGGTCGCGGAACTGCAGAAAAACCGGTCCGGCGTGCACTGGATCCCGGAGATGCTGCCGCGGCCCGAAGTGGTCCAGCTGCTGACCCACGCGCTGGTGTTCGTGTGCCCGTCGGTCTACGAACCGCTCGGCATCGTGAACCTGGAAGCGATGGCCTGCGGAACCGCGGTGGTGGCCAGCGACGTCGGCGGCATCCCGGAAGTGGTCGCCGACGGCGAGACCGGCCTGCTGGTGCACTACGACGAAACCGAGCCCGGCGCGTTCGAAGCCGGGCTCGCGCGCGGGATCAACGCACTAGCCGCCGACCGCGACCGTGCCACCCGGCTGGGCCTGGCCGGGCGGGACCGCGCGGTGGGAGAGTTCGGCTGGGCAGCGATCGCCGCCGCGACGGTCGGGGTGTACGAGGCGTGCGGGAGGGTTTCGTGA
- the glgC gene encoding glucose-1-phosphate adenylyltransferase, which translates to MIDGSDVLGIVLAGGEGKRLMPLTTDRAKPAVPFGGVHRLIDFVLSNLVHGGIRRICVLTQYKSHSLDRHISTTWRLSSLTGEYVTPVPAQQRLGPHWFQGSADAIHQSLNLVHDESPAYIAVFGADNIYRMDPRQMIDAHIASGAGVTVAGIRVPRSEARSFGVIQTADGTKIDAFLEKPDDPPGLPDSPDESYVSMGNYVFTTQAMLDALHADAKDPASKHDMGRDIIPALVEKSEAAVYDFSGNVVPGETDRDHGYWRDVGTIDSYYDAHTDLISTQPIFNLYNRKWPILAHPGQRAAAKFVEGGSATQSIVSNGCIISGAQVVDSVLSPDVFIENGAVVQGSVLLDGARVGRGAVVRRAILDKNVVVPPGAHIGVDLARDRGHYHVSDFGIVVLGKGETAI; encoded by the coding sequence GTGATCGACGGATCCGATGTGCTGGGCATTGTCCTCGCCGGCGGCGAGGGCAAACGGCTGATGCCGCTGACCACCGACCGCGCGAAACCCGCGGTCCCGTTCGGCGGCGTGCACCGGCTGATCGACTTCGTGCTGTCCAACCTCGTGCACGGCGGAATCCGTCGGATCTGCGTGCTGACGCAGTACAAATCGCATTCGCTGGACCGGCATATCTCGACCACCTGGCGGCTCTCGTCGCTCACCGGCGAGTACGTCACGCCGGTGCCCGCGCAGCAGCGGCTCGGCCCGCACTGGTTCCAGGGCAGCGCGGACGCGATCCACCAGAGCCTCAACCTGGTGCACGACGAATCGCCGGCGTACATCGCGGTCTTCGGCGCCGACAACATCTACCGGATGGACCCGCGGCAGATGATCGACGCGCATATCGCGTCCGGCGCGGGCGTGACCGTCGCCGGCATCCGGGTGCCCCGGTCGGAGGCCCGGTCGTTCGGCGTGATCCAGACGGCGGACGGCACGAAGATCGACGCGTTCCTGGAGAAACCGGACGACCCGCCGGGCCTGCCGGACTCGCCGGACGAGTCGTACGTGTCGATGGGCAACTACGTGTTCACCACCCAGGCGATGCTGGACGCGCTGCACGCGGACGCGAAGGACCCGGCGTCCAAACACGACATGGGCCGCGACATCATCCCGGCGCTGGTGGAGAAATCCGAAGCCGCGGTATACGACTTCAGCGGCAACGTGGTGCCCGGCGAAACCGATCGCGACCACGGATACTGGCGCGACGTCGGGACGATCGACAGTTATTACGACGCGCACACGGACCTGATTTCGACGCAGCCGATCTTCAACCTGTACAACCGGAAGTGGCCGATTCTGGCGCATCCGGGCCAGCGCGCCGCGGCGAAGTTCGTGGAAGGCGGTTCGGCGACCCAGTCGATCGTCAGCAACGGCTGCATCATCTCCGGCGCGCAGGTGGTGGATTCGGTGCTGTCGCCGGACGTGTTCATCGAGAACGGCGCGGTCGTGCAGGGCTCGGTGCTGCTGGACGGCGCCCGGGTCGGCCGCGGCGCGGTGGTCCGGCGGGCGATCCTGGACAAGAACGTGGTGGTGCCGCCGGGCGCGCACATCGGAGTGGACCTGGCCCGGGATCGCGGGCACTACCACGTGAGCGACTTCGGCATCGTGGTGCTGGGCAAGGGAGAGACGGCGATCTGA
- a CDS encoding DUF5684 domain-containing protein, with product MNHDTSFVTPAAGLGFGGLGLVFTVLVIVAMWKVFAKAGRPGWAAIIPIYNVYTLLKVAGRSGWWLLLLLIPIVNLVVAIIVSLDIARAFGKSGAFGFFGLFLFSVIGYLILGFGGARYTAPPSAGIR from the coding sequence ATGAACCACGACACCTCGTTCGTCACCCCGGCCGCCGGCCTCGGTTTCGGCGGCCTCGGCCTGGTCTTCACGGTGCTGGTCATCGTCGCGATGTGGAAGGTGTTCGCGAAAGCGGGCCGGCCCGGCTGGGCGGCGATCATCCCCATCTACAACGTCTACACGCTGCTGAAAGTCGCCGGCCGTTCCGGCTGGTGGCTGCTCCTGCTGCTCATCCCGATCGTCAACCTGGTCGTCGCGATCATCGTGTCGCTCGACATCGCCCGGGCGTTCGGCAAGAGCGGCGCCTTCGGGTTCTTCGGCCTCTTCCTGTTCTCGGTCATCGGCTACCTGATCCTCGGCTTCGGCGGAGCGCGCTACACCGCTCCGCCGTCCGCCGGAATCCGCTGA
- a CDS encoding glycosyltransferase: MKILFATAPGYGLTLPLIPLVWAARAAGHEVLLATSSEMAGVAAKAGLPVVDVLPGRDVWADLMARVQGAAAPEDEPEEYQLARRMAGPFGLFTASMTAGTIEAGRAFGAELVAYPSDHAAGALTAAALGVPALEVGNRVSWSTRDTAWHTEHTDLLGGELSALMREKLGIGDEGPEVVARVDPRAPSMGGLRADEEFADERDGVPWWPMQFVPYNGGAVVPEWALARPDRPRIAVTLGTVVPVMSGVSSLKVVLDALGGLDVEVVLAAGAADLSELGELPANVRSVGYLPLSVFLPSCAAIVHHGGSGTTATPLFYGVPQLVLPSFADNPMSAERVAKRGVGLSHDPATVDVPTVRELVRQLLDDASFRTAAAEVRAEMAEQPSPAEVLARGLAALR, from the coding sequence GTGAAGATCTTGTTCGCCACCGCGCCCGGGTACGGGCTGACGCTGCCGCTGATCCCGCTTGTCTGGGCGGCTCGCGCCGCCGGGCACGAGGTGCTGCTGGCTACCTCGTCCGAAATGGCCGGAGTGGCCGCGAAGGCCGGGTTGCCGGTGGTCGACGTGCTGCCGGGCCGGGATGTGTGGGCGGATCTGATGGCCCGGGTGCAGGGCGCCGCGGCCCCGGAGGACGAGCCTGAGGAGTACCAGCTGGCCCGGCGGATGGCCGGTCCGTTCGGGCTGTTCACCGCGTCGATGACGGCGGGCACGATCGAGGCGGGCCGGGCGTTTGGCGCGGAGCTGGTGGCGTACCCGTCGGACCACGCGGCCGGCGCGCTGACCGCGGCCGCGCTCGGTGTGCCCGCGCTGGAGGTCGGCAACCGGGTCTCCTGGTCCACTCGGGACACCGCGTGGCACACCGAGCACACCGATCTGCTCGGCGGCGAGCTCAGCGCGCTGATGCGCGAGAAGCTCGGCATCGGCGACGAGGGCCCGGAGGTTGTCGCCCGGGTCGACCCGCGCGCGCCGAGCATGGGCGGGTTGCGGGCGGACGAGGAGTTCGCCGACGAACGCGACGGCGTCCCGTGGTGGCCGATGCAGTTCGTGCCCTACAACGGCGGCGCGGTGGTCCCGGAGTGGGCGCTGGCGCGGCCGGACCGGCCGCGGATCGCGGTCACGCTCGGCACCGTCGTGCCGGTGATGAGCGGGGTCAGCAGCCTGAAGGTCGTGCTCGACGCGCTCGGCGGCCTGGACGTCGAGGTCGTGCTCGCCGCGGGTGCCGCCGATCTGTCCGAGCTGGGCGAGCTACCGGCGAACGTGCGCTCGGTCGGCTACCTGCCGCTGTCGGTGTTCCTGCCGAGTTGCGCCGCGATCGTCCACCACGGCGGTTCCGGCACCACGGCGACACCGCTGTTCTACGGCGTGCCGCAGCTCGTGCTGCCCTCGTTCGCGGACAATCCGATGTCCGCGGAGCGAGTCGCCAAGCGCGGTGTCGGGCTGAGCCACGATCCGGCCACTGTGGACGTCCCGACCGTGCGGGAGCTGGTGCGGCAACTGCTCGACGATGCCTCGTTCCGCACGGCCGCGGCCGAGGTGCGGGCCGAGATGGCCGAACAGCCGAGCCCGGCGGAAGTCCTCGCCCGCGGTCTCGCCGCGCTGCGCTGA
- a CDS encoding SGNH/GDSL hydrolase family protein: MRRARIVAVATLVSLGVAMSASVSAADAASSTGWCAHKDNVAIFGTSADTGYGTTGYQSSTDTFARTRYGWSTKFADEVKAAWGTATQNYAHNGAMATDYLPGGRWSDTTGALADLTTHQPDLVLIDLGGNELNAQVDPAVFQANLGTLIDNIRAARPTASILLSIYAELKWAPNPWGGSTQKYTWSQYASAIYQTAVGKGTAMVDLRQYIPPAASANLPNPSPWLSDNIHLNDAGNLAEHGMWWGWTASLGSIC; this comes from the coding sequence ATGCGCAGAGCCCGAATCGTGGCCGTGGCGACGCTGGTCAGCCTCGGCGTCGCGATGTCCGCGTCCGTCTCCGCGGCCGACGCGGCGTCCAGCACCGGCTGGTGCGCCCACAAGGACAACGTGGCCATCTTCGGCACGTCGGCCGACACCGGCTACGGAACCACCGGCTACCAGTCCAGCACCGACACCTTCGCCCGCACCCGCTACGGCTGGTCCACGAAATTCGCCGACGAGGTGAAAGCGGCCTGGGGCACCGCGACGCAGAACTACGCGCACAACGGGGCCATGGCGACCGACTACCTGCCCGGCGGCCGCTGGTCCGACACCACCGGCGCGCTCGCCGACCTGACCACGCACCAGCCCGACCTGGTGCTGATCGACCTCGGCGGCAACGAACTCAACGCCCAAGTCGACCCGGCGGTATTCCAGGCGAACCTCGGCACGCTCATCGACAACATCCGCGCCGCCCGGCCGACCGCGAGCATCCTGCTCTCGATCTACGCCGAACTGAAATGGGCACCCAACCCGTGGGGCGGATCGACACAGAAGTACACCTGGTCGCAATACGCCTCGGCGATCTACCAGACGGCGGTCGGCAAGGGCACCGCGATGGTCGACCTGCGGCAGTACATCCCGCCCGCCGCCTCCGCGAACCTGCCCAACCCGAGCCCGTGGCTGTCGGACAACATCCACCTCAACGACGCGGGAAACCTCGCCGAGCACGGCATGTGGTGGGGCTGGACGGCCAGTCTCGGAAGCATCTGCTGA
- a CDS encoding sialidase family protein, protein MRYRAILRAVVACALLALLFPAPASAAPYFDQQALFNPHQETGYACFRIPAVVRSTHGTLLAFAEGRKDNCGDTGDIDLVLKRSTDGGTTWSPLQVVNRGGGDTHGNPVPIVDSRTGRIVLITTYNKGRTDTKGCDVPCPRTPYSQYSTDDGRTWSAPVDISAQAKLPAWDSWYASGPVHGIQLRHGEHAGRPVFGVNAERSDGTNSVENYAGLVYSDDGGSSWRVGAVDSYPHPVGGTFTQKPSEVSVVELPDGTVYAGGREQSGTDVGNRDYALSRDGGETFSQRFTAIPDLVTPMVQGSLLRLDRPGGQRILFASPADTDRRRWMTIRSSYDDGRTWENADQGTRVTSDWSGYSDLVQLSAPGQRDAEIGLMYEGGAVDARDEIRFARFDENYLGWRRNPGVSTPDLAGPPARVLGDAAAVPGRFGNAVELENAFVRVPYSPKQLVGAGDFTFSTWVRYGASKDPQALMWLGGMGSTAPQLWLRAEPASNRLVAMMTTPAGSKSVTTTSAYDDQKWHHIALQRTAGQLRILVDGAQAASGPDVPGSVSQTVSFQLWLGERLDGTQHLTGALDDTRLYRRALTGDELATVREGKPVQGAVVRLDFDGLG, encoded by the coding sequence TTGAGATACAGAGCCATCCTCCGTGCGGTCGTGGCGTGCGCGCTGCTGGCGTTGCTCTTCCCGGCCCCCGCCTCCGCCGCTCCCTACTTCGACCAGCAAGCCCTCTTCAACCCGCATCAGGAAACCGGCTACGCCTGCTTCCGCATCCCGGCCGTGGTCCGCAGCACGCACGGCACGCTGCTGGCGTTCGCCGAGGGCCGCAAGGACAACTGCGGCGACACCGGCGACATCGACCTGGTGCTGAAGCGCTCGACGGACGGCGGAACCACTTGGTCCCCGTTGCAGGTCGTCAACCGCGGCGGCGGCGACACACACGGCAATCCGGTGCCCATCGTGGACAGCCGGACCGGCCGGATCGTCTTGATCACCACATACAACAAAGGCCGCACCGACACCAAGGGCTGCGACGTGCCGTGCCCGCGCACTCCGTACTCGCAGTACAGCACCGACGACGGCCGCACCTGGTCGGCGCCGGTGGACATCAGCGCGCAGGCGAAACTGCCCGCCTGGGATTCGTGGTACGCCTCCGGTCCGGTGCACGGGATCCAACTGCGGCACGGCGAACACGCCGGACGGCCTGTCTTCGGCGTGAACGCCGAACGCAGCGACGGCACCAACTCGGTGGAGAACTACGCGGGCCTGGTCTACAGCGACGACGGCGGGTCCAGCTGGCGCGTCGGCGCGGTGGACAGCTACCCGCATCCGGTCGGCGGCACCTTCACGCAGAAGCCGTCCGAGGTCAGCGTCGTCGAACTCCCGGACGGCACGGTCTACGCCGGCGGCCGCGAACAGAGCGGCACCGACGTCGGCAATCGCGACTACGCCTTGAGCCGTGACGGCGGCGAGACGTTCAGTCAGCGATTCACCGCCATCCCCGACCTGGTCACACCGATGGTGCAGGGCTCGTTGCTGCGCCTGGACCGCCCGGGCGGCCAGCGGATCCTGTTCGCTTCCCCCGCGGACACCGACCGCCGGCGGTGGATGACCATCCGTTCGTCCTATGACGACGGCAGGACGTGGGAGAACGCCGATCAGGGCACCCGGGTCACGTCCGATTGGTCGGGTTACTCGGATCTCGTGCAGCTCAGTGCTCCTGGGCAGCGCGACGCCGAGATCGGCTTGATGTACGAAGGCGGCGCGGTGGACGCCCGCGACGAGATCCGGTTCGCCCGGTTCGACGAGAACTATCTGGGCTGGCGCCGGAATCCGGGAGTGTCCACTCCGGACCTCGCCGGACCGCCCGCCCGGGTCCTCGGCGACGCGGCGGCGGTCCCCGGCCGGTTCGGGAATGCGGTGGAATTGGAGAATGCCTTCGTCCGCGTCCCGTACTCGCCGAAGCAGCTTGTCGGAGCCGGGGACTTCACGTTCTCGACCTGGGTTCGCTACGGCGCATCGAAGGATCCGCAGGCGTTGATGTGGCTGGGCGGCATGGGCTCGACCGCACCGCAGCTGTGGCTGCGTGCCGAGCCGGCCTCGAACCGGCTGGTAGCGATGATGACCACCCCGGCCGGCAGCAAGTCGGTGACAACGACATCGGCCTACGACGACCAGAAGTGGCACCACATCGCCCTGCAACGCACCGCAGGCCAACTGCGCATCCTGGTAGACGGCGCCCAAGCCGCATCCGGCCCGGACGTGCCCGGTTCAGTCAGCCAGACAGTGTCGTTCCAGCTATGGCTAGGCGAACGCCTGGACGGCACCCAGCACCTGACCGGTGCCCTGGACGACACCAGGCTCTACCGGCGAGCGCTGACCGGCGACGAACTTGCGACAGTCCGAGAGGGGAAGCCCGTCCAAGGAGCGGTAGTACGGCTTGACTTTGACGGTCTTGGTTGA
- a CDS encoding beta-galactosidase, whose protein sequence is MERVYYGGDYYPEHWPDGIWEDDRKLMAEAAVSLVTVGIFSWAQVEPRPGEFDFGKVDQTLDNLAEAGIRACLATMTASPPPWLSHQHPEILPVRADGTRLSAGARQQFCPSSPVFRRYAARLVDRVATRYADHPALELWHIGNEFGCHIRECYCEASAVDFRRWLAERYGTIDALNAAWSTTFWSQRYSGFAEIEPPRVAPTFPNPAHKLDFHRFSSDASLGAYLNEREILARITPDVPVTTNFVGLVQKSLDWHKWVQHEDIVSLDSYPDPYDARSHLEAAFGYDLVRSLKGGQPWLLMEQATSAVNWRTRNSPKPPGTMRLGSWQAVARGADSVLFFQWRQTPGGAEKFHSAMVPHGGADTRIFREVRELGQELASAPQIAGSRVQADVAILHDWNSWWALELNSHPSDDLTQLDAHLAHYAPFFDANITCDVVHPSHDLSGYRLVVVPNLYLMDRAVAANLRSYVEGGGHLAVSFFSGIADENDRVYEGGYPAPLRDLLGLRVDEFWPLPEGGSTTMHLDGTRAGASVWSEWIESEGADIVATFAEGPLAGRPAVTRNEFGSGVAWYLGTRPDPTVMRTLFDRITAEADVSPVLPGLPDGVQAVVRRGGTDYLFLLNHNSVPVTVSLPSPGTDVLTDPAPPSSEVDLAPYGVAVLSGQFGKDAR, encoded by the coding sequence ATGGAACGGGTCTACTACGGCGGGGACTACTACCCGGAGCACTGGCCGGACGGAATCTGGGAGGACGACCGGAAGCTGATGGCCGAGGCCGCGGTTTCCCTGGTTACGGTGGGCATTTTCTCCTGGGCGCAGGTCGAACCGCGACCAGGCGAGTTCGACTTCGGCAAGGTCGACCAGACGCTGGACAATCTCGCCGAGGCGGGCATCCGGGCCTGCCTGGCCACGATGACGGCTTCACCGCCGCCGTGGCTTTCCCACCAGCATCCGGAAATCCTTCCGGTGCGCGCCGACGGCACCCGGCTCTCGGCCGGCGCGCGGCAGCAGTTCTGCCCGTCCAGCCCGGTCTTTCGCAGGTACGCGGCCCGGTTGGTGGATCGGGTCGCCACCCGGTACGCGGATCATCCGGCGCTGGAACTGTGGCACATCGGCAACGAATTCGGCTGCCACATCCGGGAGTGCTACTGCGAGGCGTCCGCGGTGGACTTCCGCCGCTGGCTCGCCGAGCGTTACGGCACCATCGACGCGCTCAACGCCGCGTGGAGCACCACGTTCTGGTCACAGCGGTACTCCGGCTTCGCCGAGATCGAACCGCCGCGTGTCGCGCCGACCTTCCCCAATCCGGCGCACAAACTGGACTTCCACCGGTTCTCCTCGGACGCCTCGCTGGGCGCTTACCTGAACGAACGCGAAATCCTCGCCCGGATCACGCCGGACGTGCCGGTCACGACGAACTTCGTCGGCCTGGTGCAGAAGTCGCTCGACTGGCACAAGTGGGTCCAGCACGAGGACATCGTCAGCCTCGATTCCTATCCGGACCCGTACGACGCGCGCTCGCATCTCGAAGCGGCTTTCGGCTACGACCTGGTCCGCTCGCTCAAGGGCGGCCAGCCGTGGCTGTTGATGGAGCAGGCGACGAGTGCGGTCAACTGGCGCACCCGCAACAGCCCTAAGCCACCGGGAACGATGCGGCTGGGCAGCTGGCAGGCGGTCGCGCGCGGAGCCGACTCGGTGCTGTTCTTCCAATGGCGGCAGACGCCCGGCGGCGCGGAGAAGTTCCACTCCGCGATGGTGCCGCACGGCGGTGCCGATACCCGCATTTTCCGCGAGGTGCGCGAACTCGGCCAGGAACTGGCGTCGGCACCGCAGATCGCCGGCAGCCGAGTCCAGGCCGACGTCGCGATCCTGCACGACTGGAACAGCTGGTGGGCGCTGGAGCTGAACTCGCACCCGTCGGACGACCTGACCCAGCTGGACGCGCACCTGGCGCACTACGCGCCGTTCTTCGACGCGAACATCACCTGCGACGTCGTGCACCCCTCGCACGATCTGTCCGGCTACCGGCTGGTCGTGGTGCCCAATCTGTATCTGATGGACCGAGCCGTCGCGGCGAACCTTCGCTCCTATGTGGAGGGTGGCGGGCACCTCGCGGTGTCGTTCTTCTCCGGCATCGCCGACGAGAACGACCGGGTGTACGAGGGCGGCTATCCCGCTCCCCTGCGCGATCTCCTCGGCCTTCGGGTGGACGAGTTCTGGCCGCTGCCGGAAGGCGGTTCGACCACGATGCACCTCGACGGCACGAGGGCCGGCGCGAGCGTCTGGTCGGAATGGATCGAATCCGAGGGCGCGGACATCGTCGCCACCTTCGCCGAAGGACCGCTCGCCGGGCGTCCCGCGGTCACCCGCAACGAGTTCGGCTCCGGCGTCGCCTGGTATCTCGGCACCCGGCCGGACCCGACGGTGATGCGCACCTTGTTCGACCGGATCACCGCCGAGGCCGATGTTTCGCCGGTGCTGCCCGGGCTGCCGGACGGTGTCCAGGCCGTCGTGCGGCGCGGCGGCACGGACTATCTGTTCCTGCTCAATCACAACTCCGTGCCGGTGACGGTCTCGCTGCCGTCGCCGGGCACTGATGTGCTCACCGATCCCGCCCCGCCATCGTCCGAAGTGGACCTGGCACCGTACGGTGTCGCGGTCCTCTCCGGACAGTTCGGAAAGGACGCCCGTTGA
- a CDS encoding dihydrodipicolinate synthase family protein: protein MTAPKYTGIIPPLCTPFRDDFTVDTDSLRRHIEVQLDAGVHGVFVLGSSSEVAFLPDEQRRITVETAVDQVAGRVPVLAGCIDMTTLRVAEHVKTAEAAGADAIVVTAPYYTRTHVAEIDRHFRLLHERTALPIFAYDIPVAVHTKLDREMLLNLAADGVLAGLKDSSGDEAGFRLVLQRRRERGLDEFAVFTGSELLVDNALAQGADGAVPGLGNVDPVGYVLIYDHFRNGNPQAARREQERLLTLFGITDVSPPSRMGRGSAALGAFKASMKMRGFIDNAVLAPPQLPLNDDELLQIKGKLAEAGLL, encoded by the coding sequence ATGACTGCGCCCAAGTACACCGGGATCATCCCGCCGCTGTGCACGCCGTTCCGCGACGACTTCACGGTCGACACCGACTCGCTGCGACGGCACATCGAAGTCCAGCTCGATGCCGGCGTGCACGGGGTCTTCGTGCTCGGCTCGTCCAGCGAGGTGGCGTTCCTGCCCGACGAACAGCGCCGGATCACCGTCGAGACCGCGGTCGACCAGGTGGCTGGCCGGGTGCCGGTGCTGGCCGGCTGCATCGACATGACCACCCTGCGGGTCGCTGAGCACGTGAAGACCGCCGAAGCGGCCGGCGCGGACGCCATCGTGGTGACCGCGCCCTACTACACCCGCACGCACGTCGCGGAGATCGACCGGCACTTCCGGTTGCTGCACGAGCGGACCGCGCTGCCGATCTTCGCCTACGACATCCCGGTCGCCGTGCACACGAAGCTCGACCGGGAGATGCTGCTGAACCTGGCCGCGGACGGAGTCCTGGCCGGGCTCAAGGACTCCAGCGGCGACGAGGCCGGGTTCCGGCTGGTCCTGCAGCGGCGGCGCGAGCGCGGCCTGGACGAGTTCGCCGTGTTCACCGGATCCGAACTGCTGGTGGACAACGCGCTCGCGCAGGGCGCGGACGGCGCGGTGCCCGGACTCGGGAACGTCGACCCGGTTGGCTACGTGCTGATCTACGACCACTTCCGGAACGGAAACCCGCAGGCCGCACGGCGCGAGCAGGAACGACTGCTGACGCTGTTCGGCATCACCGACGTCTCTCCGCCGAGCCGGATGGGCCGCGGTTCGGCCGCGCTCGGCGCGTTCAAGGCGTCGATGAAGATGCGCGGGTTCATCGACAACGCGGTGCTGGCACCGCCCCAGCTGCCGCTCAATGACGACGAACTGTTGCAGATCAAGGGAAAGCTGGCGGAAGCAGGGCTGCTCTGA
- a CDS encoding oligopeptide/dipeptide ABC transporter ATP-binding protein produces MSLVEVDGVHVVHKIRGTSLFGHDRVYALTDASLRISKGETVGVVGESGCGKSTLAKVLVGLQRPTSGTVRYAGKPLSALRPAELGRTVGMVFQDPSTALNRRLPVAKVVRDPLDVHRIGTPEERTERVRELMALVGLPSSVADALPSQLSGGQRQRVAIARALALRPALLVADEPTSALDVSVRAQILNLLLDLREQLELAMVFVSHDIQTVRRMSDRIVTMYLGRIVEQAPASELPGNAHHPYTRALFSATPSLLHPVEPIVLSGPVPSATAPPPGCPFHTRCPKATEECSLALPAQSGPDEHSYRCIHPEIGVTAS; encoded by the coding sequence ATGAGCCTGGTCGAAGTCGACGGCGTGCACGTGGTGCACAAGATCCGCGGCACCAGCTTGTTCGGGCACGACCGCGTGTACGCGCTCACCGACGCCAGCCTCCGCATCTCGAAGGGCGAAACCGTCGGCGTGGTCGGGGAATCCGGCTGCGGCAAGTCCACTCTGGCCAAGGTGCTGGTCGGATTGCAGCGGCCGACTTCCGGCACCGTTCGCTACGCCGGGAAACCGTTGTCCGCATTGCGGCCTGCCGAGCTGGGCCGGACGGTGGGCATGGTCTTCCAGGACCCGTCCACCGCGCTGAACCGGCGGCTGCCGGTCGCCAAGGTGGTCCGCGATCCGCTGGACGTGCACCGGATCGGCACTCCCGAGGAACGCACCGAACGCGTCCGCGAACTGATGGCTCTGGTCGGGTTGCCCTCCAGCGTGGCCGACGCGCTGCCGTCGCAGCTGTCCGGCGGGCAACGGCAGCGAGTGGCGATCGCACGAGCGCTCGCGTTGCGGCCGGCGTTGCTGGTGGCCGACGAACCCACGTCAGCACTGGACGTTTCGGTGCGGGCGCAGATCCTGAACCTGTTGCTGGACCTGCGCGAACAGCTCGAACTCGCGATGGTGTTCGTATCGCACGACATCCAGACCGTCCGGCGGATGAGCGACCGGATCGTCACCATGTACCTCGGCCGGATCGTCGAGCAGGCCCCGGCTTCGGAGCTGCCCGGCAACGCGCACCACCCCTACACCCGGGCGCTGTTCTCGGCGACGCCGAGCCTGCTGCACCCGGTGGAACCGATCGTCCTCAGCGGACCGGTGCCGTCGGCGACCGCGCCGCCGCCGGGCTGCCCGTTCCACACCCGTTGCCCGAAAGCCACCGAGGAGTGCTCGCTCGCCTTGCCAGCGCAGTCCGGGCCGGACGAGCACAGCTACCGCTGTATCCATCCAGAAATCGGAGTGACCGCCTCATGA